A region of Ochotona princeps isolate mOchPri1 chromosome 2, mOchPri1.hap1, whole genome shotgun sequence DNA encodes the following proteins:
- the TNFRSF25 gene encoding tumor necrosis factor receptor superfamily member 25: MRPQPRGHAVGEAVAFLLLLLGVGVCGGTAGSTCDCTPDFHRRNSPLCCQGCPAGYYLKAPCTEPCGNSTCLPCPLGTFLARENYRTQCTRCQACDEQASQVALKNCSAVADTHCGCEPGWFPECLFVHCGDSSPFKCSPCSDCGALHRHTRLHCSNTDAVCGTCLPGFYERGDDCVSCPTSTLGSCPEPCIAVCGWRQMFWVQVLLAGLGIPLLLGATLTYTSQRCRPRKRMARGGAETEALTPPQAAHHLSPSPSAHNLLVSAGGGGAVCTVQLVGNSSPQSQEGPHSQVAWPWDQLPNRALDPALEPPPFLAPAAGSPAAVLQPGPQLYDVMDAVPARRWKEFVRTLGLREAEIEAVEVEISRFRDQQYEMLKRWRQQQPAGLGAVYAALERMGLDGCAEDLRSRLQRGA; this comes from the exons ATGAGACCGCAGCCTAGGGGCCATGCGGTAGGGGAGGCTGTG GcgttcctcctgctgctgctgggtgttGGGGTGTGCGGAGGCACTGCTGGCTCCACGTGTGACTGCACCCCAGACTTCCACAGGAGGAACAGCCCGCTCTGCTGCCAGGGCTGTCCAGCAG GGTACTATCTGAAGGCCCCCTGCACAGAGCCTTGTGGCAACTcaacctgcctgccctgccctctgggCACCTTCTTGGCACGAGAGAACTACAGGACTCAGTGTACCCGCTGCCAGGCCTGTGACGAGCAAG CCTCCCAGGTAGCCCTGAAGAACTGCTCAGCGGTGGCAGACACCCACTGCGGCTGTGAGCCGGGCTGGTTTCCAGAGTGTCTCTTCGTCCACTGTGGGGACAGTTCACCCTTCAAATGCAGCCCCTGCTCGGACTGTGGCGCCCTGCACCGCCACACACGATTGCACT GTTCCAACACAGATGCAGTCTGTGGTACTTGCCTGCCTGGGTTCTATGAACGTGGTGATGACTGCGTGTCCTGCCCCAC GAGCACTCTGGGCAGCTGTCCCGAGCCATGCATTGCTGTCTGTGGCTGGAGGCAAA TGTTTTGGGTTCAGGTGCTCCTGGCTGGCCTGGGGATTCCACTCCTGCTTGGGGCCACCCTGACCTACACATCGCAGCGCTGCCGGCCTCGCAAGCGCATGGCCCGTG GTGGAGCTGAGACCGAGGCCCTGACCCCACCACAG GCTGCCCACCACCTCTCACCCTCACCAAGTGCCCACAACCTTCTGGTGTCTGCTGGTGGTGGCGGGGCAGTCTGCACCGTCCAGTTGGTGGGCAACAGCTCCCCACAGTCCCAGGAGGGCCCCCACTCACAGGTGGCATGGCCCTGGGACCAGCTGCCCAACCGAGCTCTAG ACCCTGCTCTGGAGCCCCCGCCCTTCCTAGCGCCTGCTGCAGGCTCGCCCGCCGCCGTGCTCCAGCCGGGGCCACAGCTCTACGACGTGATGGACGCGGTCCCTGCGCGGCGCTGGAAGGAGTTCGTGCGCACGTTGGGGCTGCGCGAGGCGGAGATCGAGGCGGTGGAGGTGGAGATCAGCCGCTTCCGCGACCAGCAGTACGAGATGCTGAAGCGCTGGCGCCAGCAGCAGCCCGCGGGCCTGGGCGCCGTCTATGCGGCCCTGGAGCGCATGGGGCTGGACGGCTGTGCCGAGGACCTGCGCAGCCGCCTGCAGCGTGGTGCGTGA